GAGCTCAGCGCGAGTGCTCGGCAGGTAGCTCTCGTCTTCAATCTCCACGAGGCACGCTGCGACGTGCTGTTCAACGACGAAGCGATCCTGGTCTGCGCCCGAGAGCCCTGGGCCGAATGCGTCTGCGGCACGCAGCAGCCCGTATACAAGGGTGTTGTGGGTCCATGCGAGCCATTCCTCGTTGTCGGCACGAAGGATCTGACCGGTTCGCGGGTCGGTCCATGTGCTCGCAGCGTGCAGCCTGTTCACTGACTCTGCCGCCGCTTCCGCGTGAGCTCGGTCGCCGTAGACGATCGTGTCGAGGTACCTGCCAGTCCGCTCCCCGCGCCCCTCAACGTCCGCTAGGTAGTCACTGGTTTCGGCGAAGAGGCGCATCATCATGGGGTTGAGCGATTGCAGCAGGATCGCGGCGACGCCCCCGAGCTTTGAGGCAGGGTCTGCGAAGACCTTCCAGCTCACGCTGTCGGGCCCGAAGTATCCATTGTCTGACCGGTCCACAATGTCGTGTACTGACCCAGGTCCGTGCGCAACGGGGCACCCGCGGGTGGGAACCTGCGAAGTGTGGTCTG
Above is a window of Leucobacter aridicollis DNA encoding:
- a CDS encoding oxygenase MpaB family protein, with translation MTDHATLPDTPLPTDHTSQVPTRGCPVAHGPGSVHDIVDRSDNGYFGPDSVSWKVFADPASKLGGVAAILLQSLNPMMMRLFAETSDYLADVEGRGERTGRYLDTIVYGDRAHAEAAAESVNRLHAASTWTDPRTGQILRADNEEWLAWTHNTLVYGLLRAADAFGPGLSGADQDRFVVEQHVAACLVEIEDESYLPSTRAELDAYIETNKDWMALTLPAAELSRSLRKPSLSGNPVATWVTVNVQDGILSLLPDWALLLFGIEGRPMNLSAAAKTTRKIVDSARQNASAADMIAEVTSRVETHPYRKVRGADGVK